The genomic stretch TGATGCCATCGAAAGAACGGTTTTCAGGGCTTACATCGTGACGCTCAGGTTTATTGGTATTTGTCATTCTTCAATCCTAATCTTAAACTTTATTATGAATTCGTCGTAACATTATCTAACTGCATTATTCACCAACTAACCAACGCACTGCAGCATGTCCACCATTTTCACTCATACGCAAGTGTGGGAATAGCCACTGCAAAGCTTCATCAGCTTGTTGAGAGAACTGCCAAGGTGGATTAATCACCAATAAACCACAACCATTTAAACCAACAGGAGTGTCATCAGGCCAAACACAAACTTCGCAGATTAATTGGCGACGAATACCAGATTTGTATAATTTCTTTTCAAAGCGATCAATCATCGCGCGATCTTTAATTGGATACCATACCGCAATTACGCCTGTCGGCCATTTTTTATGTGCATCTTGAATCAATTGCACCAATTGCGGAAAGTCTTTACGCTCTAATTCGTAAGGCGGATCAATCATGACCAAGCCACGTTTTTCCTTTGGTGGAATCACGCCCATTAAGCCTTCATATGCATCGCGCTCATGTAAACCAGCACGCTTATCACGAATATTGTCATAAAGTTGCTGAAAAACTTCACGTTGCATTTCAAAAACTGTGGCTGTGTCCATCTCACGCATCGCTTTAAGTGCAAACCAAGGTGAACCTGGATAAGCACCACGACCATGTTTACTCCGCAACTCTTCAACCAATTTCAAGTAAGTTTGAACTGATTCAGGTGCTTGACGCACAACCGAATCGTCAAGCTTGACCAGACGGTGAATACCATTCAAAAACTCTCCAGACTTTTGCGCTGCTGCTGAAGCCAAATCGTATTGACCCGCCCCACCATGTGTATCAATATAGCGATACGCTTTGTCTTTGGCATTTAAACGTGTCAATAGCTGTAGCAATAA from Acinetobacter pullicarnis encodes the following:
- a CDS encoding 23S rRNA (adenine(2030)-N(6))-methyltransferase RlmJ, translated to MNYRHHFHAGNFADVMKHVLLLQLLTRLNAKDKAYRYIDTHGGAGQYDLASAAAQKSGEFLNGIHRLVKLDDSVVRQAPESVQTYLKLVEELRSKHGRGAYPGSPWFALKAMREMDTATVFEMQREVFQQLYDNIRDKRAGLHERDAYEGLMGVIPPKEKRGLVMIDPPYELERKDFPQLVQLIQDAHKKWPTGVIAVWYPIKDRAMIDRFEKKLYKSGIRRQLICEVCVWPDDTPVGLNGCGLLVINPPWQFSQQADEALQWLFPHLRMSENGGHAAVRWLVGE